A DNA window from Mucilaginibacter xinganensis contains the following coding sequences:
- a CDS encoding SMP-30/gluconolactonase/LRE family protein: MKGIFKIAGFVLLLVITTKAFAQDTALYDTLSKPQLISNQFAFTEGASVDKNGNVFFTDQPNNKIWEYSIDGKLSIFLDNAGRSNGMYFDKKGNLVTCADEHNQLWAISPKKKIKVIMTDFGGHLMNGPNDIWIDGKGGIFMTDPYYQRDYWTRTKSELGGQKVYYLPKGKKQPVLADASLKQPNGIVGTPDGKYLYVADIGDNKMYKFTIGKGGKLTGRALFAPQGGDGITLDERGNLYISGNGVTIYSPEGKKIGHIPVPEPWTANLCFGGVNRDVLFITASKAVYTLKMNVKGVE, encoded by the coding sequence ATGAAAGGCATTTTTAAAATAGCAGGTTTCGTTTTACTGCTGGTTATTACAACAAAAGCGTTCGCGCAGGATACAGCTTTATACGACACTTTATCCAAACCGCAATTGATATCCAACCAATTTGCTTTTACCGAGGGGGCATCAGTTGATAAAAATGGAAACGTTTTTTTTACAGATCAGCCGAATAACAAGATCTGGGAATATAGTATTGATGGAAAATTATCGATTTTTTTGGATAATGCCGGCCGTTCCAACGGGATGTATTTTGATAAAAAAGGAAACCTGGTTACCTGTGCCGACGAGCATAACCAGTTGTGGGCTATCAGTCCTAAAAAAAAAATCAAAGTGATAATGACTGATTTTGGAGGCCATTTAATGAACGGCCCCAATGATATTTGGATAGACGGAAAGGGGGGCATCTTTATGACAGATCCCTATTACCAGCGCGATTATTGGACGAGGACCAAATCAGAACTCGGCGGACAAAAAGTTTACTACCTGCCAAAAGGCAAAAAACAACCTGTTTTGGCGGATGCAAGCCTGAAACAACCTAATGGAATAGTTGGTACACCGGATGGCAAATACCTTTATGTTGCAGATATCGGCGATAATAAAATGTACAAATTCACTATCGGCAAAGGGGGTAAGCTTACCGGACGTGCTTTGTTTGCGCCGCAAGGTGGCGACGGAATAACCCTTGATGAGCGGGGGAATTTGTATATAAGCGGCAACGGGGTTACTATTTACAGCCCTGAGGGTAAAAAAATAGGGCATATTCCCGTTCCGGAACCGTGGACAGCCAACCTATGCTTTGGCGGGGTTAACAGGGATGTTTTATTTATTACTGCTTCCAAAGCCGTTTACACGTTAAAGATGAATGTAAAAGGGGTGGAATAA
- a CDS encoding alpha-L-fucosidase, whose product MKNLLLPVLLLAGSLAVSQPAPKPYGPLPTKGQLNWQETGMYCIIHFGPDTYTNKEWGYGDEDPAIFNPTQFDAMQIVGAAKAGGFKGIVVVAKHHDGFCLWPTKTTEHNISKSPYKNGKGDILQEYRDACNKLGMKMGVYCSPWDRNSALYGKPEYVTEVYRKQLEELYAHYGPVFISWFDGANGGDGYYGGAKEVRKIDRSTYYGWKDTWAIPRRMQPNAVLFGDVGPDVRWVGNENGHAGETSWATYTPHAPDEGKEAGNGYTKDYEGTEGQRDGKFWMPAECDVSLRPGWFYHKDQDDKVKSPDTLLSLYYQSVGRGAALDLGLSPDRRGLLYENDVKSLKEFGAILKKTFAVNLAKGAALKASNTRGGNKAKYGAANLLDENRYSYWATDDSVKTPELTLNLHSEKVFNVIRLRENIKLGQRIDAVAVDAWQDGKWVQIAAATSIGGNRLIRLPQDVTASKVRLRITKAATGIALSDFGLYKEAGKI is encoded by the coding sequence ATGAAAAACCTGTTATTACCTGTCTTGTTACTGGCGGGTAGTTTAGCCGTGTCGCAGCCGGCACCAAAGCCGTACGGACCGCTGCCTACCAAAGGCCAGCTAAACTGGCAGGAAACAGGAATGTATTGCATTATTCATTTCGGACCCGACACGTACACCAATAAGGAATGGGGGTATGGTGATGAAGATCCCGCTATTTTTAATCCCACGCAATTTGATGCCATGCAGATTGTTGGCGCAGCAAAGGCAGGTGGTTTTAAAGGAATTGTAGTGGTTGCCAAGCATCATGACGGTTTTTGTTTGTGGCCTACAAAAACCACGGAACACAATATTTCAAAAAGTCCGTATAAAAACGGGAAAGGCGATATTTTACAGGAATACAGAGACGCCTGTAACAAATTAGGTATGAAAATGGGCGTTTACTGCTCACCCTGGGACAGGAACAGTGCGCTTTATGGAAAGCCGGAATATGTAACCGAAGTATATCGTAAACAACTTGAGGAGTTATACGCCCACTACGGCCCCGTATTTATTTCGTGGTTTGATGGCGCAAATGGGGGAGATGGTTATTACGGCGGTGCAAAGGAGGTGAGAAAAATTGACCGGTCTACTTACTACGGCTGGAAAGATACCTGGGCAATACCGCGCAGGATGCAACCCAATGCTGTTCTGTTTGGCGATGTAGGCCCTGATGTGCGTTGGGTTGGTAACGAGAATGGCCATGCCGGCGAAACCAGCTGGGCAACCTACACGCCGCACGCCCCCGATGAAGGAAAAGAGGCCGGTAACGGCTACACTAAAGATTATGAAGGCACCGAAGGGCAGCGGGATGGCAAATTCTGGATGCCGGCTGAATGTGATGTTTCTTTACGCCCGGGATGGTTTTACCATAAAGACCAGGATGATAAAGTTAAATCGCCCGATACGTTGTTAAGTCTTTATTATCAAAGTGTTGGGAGAGGTGCTGCGCTCGACCTGGGGCTGTCGCCGGACAGGAGGGGCTTGTTATATGAAAATGATGTAAAATCTTTGAAGGAGTTCGGGGCGATCCTTAAAAAAACATTTGCCGTAAACCTGGCTAAAGGGGCTGCGCTTAAAGCAAGTAATACAAGAGGCGGTAATAAGGCAAAATACGGCGCTGCGAACCTGCTGGATGAAAATCGCTATAGCTATTGGGCTACTGATGACAGCGTAAAAACACCAGAGCTGACTTTAAATCTCCACAGCGAAAAAGTATTTAATGTTATAAGGCTCAGGGAAAATATTAAACTTGGCCAGCGGATAGATGCGGTTGCTGTTGACGCCTGGCAAGATGGTAAGTGGGTGCAGATTGCCGCCGCTACAAGTATTGGCGGTAACCGGCTAATTCGCCTGCCGCAAGATGTGACGGCCAGTAAGGTTAGGTTACGAATAACAAAAGCTGCAACAGGCATTGCGTTAAGTGATTTTGGGTTATATAAAGAAGCAGGTAAAATTTAA